One stretch of Lagenorhynchus albirostris chromosome 13, mLagAlb1.1, whole genome shotgun sequence DNA includes these proteins:
- the BMP10 gene encoding bone morphogenetic protein 10, which produces MGSLALQLCALSCLVAHSVSGSPIMSLEQSPLEEDMPLFDDVFSEQDGVDFNTLLQSMKKEFLKTLNLSDIPMQDAAKVDPPEYMLELYNKFATDRTSMPSANIIRSFKNEDLFSQPASFNGLRKYPLLFNVSIPHHEEVIMAELRLYTLVQRDRMIYEGVDRKITIFEVLESKGDREGERSMLVLVSGEIYGTNSEWETFDVTDAIRHWQKSGSSTHQLEVHIESKHEMEDVGRGQLEIDTSARNKHVPLLVVFSDDQSSEKERKEELNEMIAHEQLPEMDNLGLEGYSSGPGEEALLQMRSNIIYDSTARIRRNAKGNYCKRTPLYIDFKEIGWDSWIIAPPGYEAYECRGVCNYPLAEHLTPTKHAIIQALVHLKNSQKASKACCVPTKLEPISILYLDKGVVTYKFKYEGMAVSECGCR; this is translated from the exons ATGGGTTCCCTGGCCCTGCAGCTGTGTGCTCTCTCCTGCCTGGTGGCTCACTCGGTTTCTGGCAGCCCCATCATGAGCCTGGAGCAGTCGCCTCTGGAAGAAGATATGCCCCTGTTTGATGATGTCTTCTCAGAGCAAGATGGTGTCGACTTTAACACACTGCTACAGAGCATGAAGAAAGAGTTTCTCAAGACGTTGAACCTGTCGGACATCCCGATGCAGGATGCAGCCAAAGTTGACCCACCAGAGTACATGTTGGAACTCTACAACAAATTTGCAACAGATAGGACCTCCATGCCATCTGCCAACATCATTAGGAGTTTCAAGAATGAAG atctctTTTCCCAACCAGCCAGTTTTAATGGGCTCCGAAAATACCCTCTCCTCTTCAATGTGTCCATCCCTCACCATGAAGAGGTCATCATGGCTGAACTCAGGTTGTACACCCTGGTGCAAAGAGATCGCATGATATATGAAGGAGTGGACCGGAAAATTACCATTTTCGAAGTACTAGAGAGCAAAGGGGACCGTGAGGGTGAGAGAAGCATGCTGGTCTTGGTGTCAGGGGAGATCTATGGAACCAACAGTGAGTGGGAGACTTTTGATGTCACCGATGCCATCAGGCATTGGCAAAAGTCAGGCTCATCCACCCACCAGCTGGAGGTTCATATTGAGAGCAAACATGAAATGGAGGATGTTGGCAGGGGACAACTGGAAATAGACACTAGTGCCCGGAATAAGCATGTCCCTTTGCTTGTCGTGTTTTCGGATGACCAAAGCAgcgagaaggagaggaaggaggaactgAACGAAATGATTGCCCACGAGCAACTTCcggaaatggacaacctgggactGGAAGGTTATTCCAGCGGACCTGGGGAAGAGGCTTTGCTGCAGATGAGGTCAAACATCATCTATGACTCCACTGCCCGCATCAGAAGGAACGCAAAAGGAAACTACTGCAAGAGGACCCCGCTCTACATCGACTTCAAGGAGATTGGCTGGGACTCTTGGATCATCGCCCCGCCCGGATACGAAGCCTATGAATGCCGTGGTGTTTGCAATTACCCCCTGGCAGAGCACCTCACCCCCACAAAGCATGCGATTATCCAGGCCTTGGTCCACCTCAAGAATTCCCAGAAGGCTTCCAAAGCCTGCTGTGTGCCCACCAAGCTGGAGCCCATCTCCATTCTCTATTTAGACAAAGGGGTCGTCACTTACAAGTTTAAATATGAGGGCATGGCCGTCTCTGAGTGTGGCTGTAGATAG